In the Paenibacillus pabuli genome, one interval contains:
- a CDS encoding sensor histidine kinase, which yields MKGLFRIPAQSWLNSIFARLIMTYLVFVTPLILLGVYLYHWSYDTASQEISLSTDRRLNQFAMELNREIEWMELQQFDIAEDRKLNRLAILWNMMDQVERRETLNYLSERLAAFKNSSAYIKNVYVHIPSVNKSISAVQGIDDFDQGSFSYFSSNHVGKGVRFTVKEDNLNLSAVRLSGKREEAPLFVVQVELDNAEVQNELSQLNLYPESATLLIEDQTGHAISDQQQRDVILSSHRKYSLANLHESFQVNVEGTLYHVNQLHMNTLGLSVATYLPEEIVTKPLSRFVQWAWIFAITSFIAITAYLYSSYKLIHMPLLLLVKRFKKMEGGVLDIPINHHRKDEFGFLYSRFNLMIENLRQLIDRDFKMTMMMQRAELRQLQSQINPHFLYNSFFILSSLARTGDTDRIEQFTNMLGEYFRFITRNGTDHVHLKEEVEHSRIYTEIQQLRFSRRIKVDFGQVPLEMEQIQVPRLIIQPIIENAYEHSLEKNTDMGLLRVHFYMKESYIEFVVEDNGNELRMEDIELLQERLLNETSTDEMTGLMNIHRRLRLTYGEKSGLFLSRSELQGLRVAVRIQAEGRGDE from the coding sequence GTGAAAGGATTGTTCAGAATTCCTGCCCAGTCGTGGCTTAACAGCATATTTGCAAGATTAATCATGACCTATTTGGTTTTTGTGACTCCTCTGATCCTTCTTGGAGTTTATCTATATCACTGGAGTTACGATACGGCAAGCCAGGAAATATCCCTGTCGACGGATCGGCGTCTGAACCAATTTGCTATGGAGCTGAACAGGGAGATTGAATGGATGGAACTGCAGCAGTTCGATATCGCTGAAGACCGGAAACTGAACCGGCTTGCCATCCTCTGGAACATGATGGATCAAGTGGAGAGACGTGAAACGTTGAATTATTTATCTGAACGATTGGCCGCTTTCAAGAACAGCAGTGCTTACATCAAGAACGTTTACGTACATATTCCTTCAGTCAACAAGAGCATATCAGCCGTGCAGGGCATTGATGACTTCGATCAGGGTTCCTTTAGCTACTTTAGCTCAAATCATGTAGGGAAAGGCGTTCGCTTTACTGTAAAAGAAGACAACCTTAATCTTAGCGCCGTGCGACTATCAGGCAAGAGAGAAGAGGCCCCACTGTTTGTTGTCCAAGTGGAACTGGATAACGCTGAAGTTCAGAATGAATTGTCACAGCTCAATCTTTATCCCGAGAGTGCAACATTGCTGATTGAAGACCAAACAGGGCATGCCATCTCAGATCAGCAGCAGCGTGATGTCATTCTGTCAAGTCACCGTAAATATAGCCTTGCAAATCTGCATGAAAGCTTTCAGGTGAATGTGGAGGGGACCTTATATCATGTGAACCAGCTTCATATGAATACTCTGGGCTTGTCCGTAGCCACCTATTTGCCGGAGGAAATCGTAACCAAACCTCTCAGCAGATTTGTTCAATGGGCCTGGATTTTTGCCATCACTTCATTCATCGCCATTACAGCGTATCTGTATTCCAGCTACAAGCTGATCCACATGCCGCTGCTGCTGCTTGTCAAAAGGTTCAAGAAAATGGAGGGAGGCGTGCTGGACATTCCAATCAACCATCATCGAAAAGACGAATTCGGTTTTTTGTACAGCCGTTTCAATCTGATGATCGAAAATCTCCGGCAGCTGATTGACCGTGATTTCAAAATGACGATGATGATGCAGCGGGCAGAATTAAGACAGCTTCAATCCCAGATTAATCCGCATTTTCTGTACAATAGCTTCTTTATTTTAAGTTCTCTCGCCAGAACAGGAGACACGGATCGCATTGAACAATTTACGAACATGCTTGGCGAGTATTTCCGCTTTATCACCCGAAATGGGACAGATCATGTTCACTTGAAGGAGGAAGTGGAGCATTCGAGAATCTATACGGAAATTCAGCAGCTGCGATTCTCCAGACGCATTAAGGTGGACTTCGGGCAGGTACCCTTGGAGATGGAACAGATTCAGGTGCCCAGGCTGATTATTCAGCCGATTATTGAGAATGCTTACGAGCACAGTCTTGAGAAAAATACAGATATGGGTCTCTTGCGCGTACATTTCTATATGAAGGAATCCTATATCGAATTTGTCGTGGAAGACAACGGAAACGAGCTGCGCATGGAAGATATTGAGCTCCTCCAAGAGCGGCTACTGAATGAAACAAGTACAGATGAAATGACCGGATTAATGAATATACACCGACGCCTTAGACTGACCTATGGGGAAAAAAGCGGTCTTTTTCTCTCCAGGAGTGAGCTGCAGGGGTTAAGAGTCGCTGTTCGGATTCAGGCGGAAGGAAGGGGAGACGAATAA
- a CDS encoding extracellular solute-binding protein, with protein sequence MPNQWKYRTRWALILLLVVCMPAGFTKGFLEQPQPVPAGQQGQPLEEEGRYVPPIKVTFVRETGEDLQRMIDQLPGESLVDNRWTRLYEEELGIQIHYDWIATGDVYSQKLGVSLAAGRFPDVVKVNPYQLRQLSNAGLIEDLTDVYKSQASPLTKKILEAEGRGAFDAATIEGRLMAIPESSSSIETAQYLWIRSDWLEDMDLQPPKTMEDVLQISKAFTEGDPDGNGKQDTYGLAMTSYLWDPVMGVSGFMAGYGAYPNIWVKDKGGNLAYGGIQPEVRKALEMLQKLYLEGQLDPEFAYKNGSKEYRLIQDGKIGMLYGEQWTPFMLQTTRDTDTDAEWQAYPLVAESGRGIRVPLRSNTGQYFAVRKGFAYPEVIVKLMNLHLDKNWGEQAEYETYYNDDSRAVWMLSPVTPFPGTKNMDAYRAIRDASNSGDFSSLENEALAIHKRMAAYESEGLKSGWGWKQTYGPSGAFSIADGYDRNGQLLYDEFTGGITETMVDRQIILRDLQLEVYMNIILGSPIEEFDQFVDDWYKLGGEEITSEVNVWFRTNAARDHSTFASSD encoded by the coding sequence GTGCCTAATCAATGGAAGTACAGAACAAGATGGGCTTTAATTCTGCTCCTTGTGGTGTGCATGCCTGCAGGCTTTACAAAAGGGTTTTTGGAGCAACCACAGCCCGTCCCTGCTGGGCAGCAGGGACAACCTCTTGAAGAGGAAGGAAGATATGTTCCACCGATAAAAGTCACTTTTGTCAGGGAAACCGGAGAGGACCTGCAGCGAATGATCGACCAATTACCGGGTGAGAGTTTGGTGGATAATCGCTGGACTCGCTTATACGAAGAAGAGTTGGGCATTCAGATTCACTATGACTGGATTGCAACGGGTGACGTTTATAGTCAGAAGCTGGGGGTGTCCCTCGCGGCAGGTCGTTTTCCGGACGTAGTCAAAGTTAATCCTTATCAGCTCAGGCAGTTAAGCAACGCCGGATTGATTGAAGATCTGACAGACGTGTACAAGTCGCAAGCCTCTCCGCTTACCAAAAAAATATTGGAGGCTGAGGGTAGAGGTGCGTTCGACGCTGCCACAATTGAAGGAAGACTGATGGCCATCCCGGAATCGTCTTCTTCCATAGAAACCGCGCAGTATCTGTGGATCAGAAGTGATTGGCTGGAAGATATGGACCTGCAGCCGCCCAAAACGATGGAGGACGTCCTGCAGATATCAAAAGCGTTCACAGAAGGAGATCCTGACGGAAACGGTAAACAGGACACCTATGGACTTGCCATGACTAGTTATCTGTGGGATCCCGTCATGGGTGTATCCGGATTCATGGCCGGTTACGGAGCCTACCCGAACATATGGGTTAAGGACAAGGGTGGAAATCTGGCCTACGGTGGCATACAACCGGAGGTGAGAAAAGCGCTGGAAATGCTACAGAAGCTATACCTTGAAGGTCAGCTTGATCCCGAATTTGCCTACAAAAACGGAAGCAAGGAGTACCGACTGATTCAGGACGGTAAAATCGGCATGCTGTATGGTGAACAGTGGACCCCCTTCATGCTTCAGACTACGCGCGATACTGACACCGATGCGGAGTGGCAAGCTTATCCTCTTGTGGCGGAGTCAGGACGAGGCATAAGGGTCCCGCTCCGCTCCAATACAGGACAATACTTCGCGGTAAGGAAAGGATTTGCGTATCCTGAGGTCATCGTAAAGCTCATGAATCTGCATCTGGATAAAAACTGGGGTGAGCAGGCCGAGTATGAAACCTACTACAATGATGATTCACGCGCTGTGTGGATGCTTTCGCCGGTAACACCCTTTCCAGGGACGAAAAACATGGATGCCTACAGAGCTATTCGTGATGCCAGTAACAGCGGGGATTTCTCAAGCCTGGAGAACGAAGCACTTGCGATCCATAAACGAATGGCTGCTTATGAATCCGAAGGTTTAAAGAGTGGCTGGGGATGGAAACAAACTTATGGACCCTCGGGGGCCTTCAGTATTGCCGACGGTTATGACCGAAACGGACAGCTTCTATATGATGAATTCACCGGCGGAATTACCGAAACCATGGTTGATCGGCAAATCATTCTTCGAGACCTCCAGCTTGAAGTCTACATGAATATTATTCTTGGTTCGCCTATCGAAGAATTCGATCAGTTCGTGGACGATTGGTATAAGCTGGGTGGAGAAGAAATTACATCGGAGGTGAATGTGTGGTTCAGAACCAATGCTGCAAGGGATCATTCAACGTTCGCCTCCTCGGATTAG
- a CDS encoding endo-1,4-beta-xylanase, with protein MESRREEESLKALYKDAFHIGAAVNPRTIDSQRSLLAYHFNSLTAENEMKFSSIHPEENLYTFENADVIAAFAREQGMALRGHTLVWHNQTPDWLFENETGGKAERDLLLERLRSHIQTVVGRYKDVIYCWDVVNEVISDENDESAFLRPSKWLDIAGEDFIAKAFEFAHEADPQALLFYNDYNESNPHKRERIYRLVRSLLDQGVPIHGVGLQAHWNLYDPTLDDMRAAIERYAQLGLQLQLTELDVSVFRFEDRRTDLTRPEKGMLELQAERYESIFRLLYEYREHISAVTFWGAADDYTWLDHFPVKGRKNWPFLFDESHAPKPAYERVAQIPKHAAMEKK; from the coding sequence ATGGAATCCAGGCGTGAAGAGGAATCATTGAAGGCTTTATATAAGGATGCTTTTCATATCGGTGCAGCGGTTAATCCCCGGACGATCGACAGCCAGCGCTCGCTGCTGGCCTACCACTTCAACAGCTTGACAGCAGAAAATGAAATGAAATTTTCAAGCATACACCCGGAGGAGAATCTGTACACGTTCGAGAACGCAGACGTTATAGCTGCATTTGCCAGAGAGCAAGGCATGGCACTGCGAGGACATACGCTGGTCTGGCATAATCAGACTCCCGATTGGTTGTTCGAAAACGAAACGGGCGGAAAGGCGGAGCGGGATCTACTGCTCGAACGGCTTCGCTCGCATATTCAGACTGTCGTCGGCAGATATAAGGATGTGATCTACTGCTGGGATGTTGTGAATGAGGTCATCTCCGATGAGAATGATGAAAGTGCATTTCTGCGGCCTTCCAAATGGCTGGATATTGCCGGGGAGGACTTTATTGCCAAAGCATTCGAGTTTGCTCATGAAGCAGATCCACAGGCTCTCTTGTTTTATAACGACTACAACGAGTCCAACCCGCATAAGCGGGAGCGCATCTACCGACTTGTTCGTTCACTGCTGGATCAAGGCGTACCGATTCATGGGGTAGGTTTGCAGGCACACTGGAATTTATACGACCCCACACTGGACGACATGCGTGCTGCAATTGAGCGTTATGCCCAGCTTGGTCTTCAGCTTCAGCTCACTGAACTTGACGTATCGGTATTTCGCTTTGAAGACCGACGTACGGACCTGACTCGTCCTGAGAAGGGGATGCTGGAACTGCAAGCCGAGCGATATGAATCCATTTTCCGTCTGCTTTACGAATATCGTGAACACATCAGCGCCGTCACATTCTGGGGGGCAGCCGATGATTATACCTGGCTTGATCATTTCCCGGTCAAAGGCAGGAAAAATTGGCCATTTTTGTTCGATGAGTCGCATGCTCCCAAACCGGCTTATGAGCGCGTTGCTCAGATTCCGAAGCATGCTGCAATGGAGAAAAAGTGA
- a CDS encoding helix-turn-helix transcriptional regulator, producing the protein MLLVDYSRRWCRELQHLLNHNKSQYVIGECVHSAPAALTALSERQFAIVVVFTEQCDTAGLWLCHHIRKTSDIPILLLGGRDHYRLVRKALAYQVNDYLSGPVRPSDLLNSLLGMQNRLSSEPVKQSIPSKSPIPIYGKAMNSSHVIRLVKAYIRDHLGDEITLRKISDMLHFNCAYLGQKFKLEENMSFTDYLLQQRMEKAKQLLSSTSLRIYEIAVEVGYKDIDWFYKKFKSYTGSSPNAYRRQKTHTA; encoded by the coding sequence ATGCTGCTTGTCGATTACAGTCGCCGTTGGTGCAGAGAACTTCAGCATCTGCTGAACCATAACAAATCGCAGTATGTGATCGGTGAATGTGTCCATTCTGCTCCTGCAGCCCTGACTGCTTTATCTGAACGGCAATTTGCCATTGTTGTTGTATTTACGGAGCAGTGTGATACAGCTGGGCTGTGGTTATGTCACCACATACGGAAAACAAGTGATATTCCAATCCTTCTACTGGGTGGAAGAGATCACTACCGACTTGTGCGGAAAGCACTGGCTTATCAGGTAAATGACTATTTGTCTGGTCCAGTCCGTCCTTCTGATCTGCTGAACAGTTTACTTGGAATGCAGAACAGGCTGAGCTCTGAACCAGTAAAACAAAGTATACCTAGTAAATCCCCTATTCCAATCTACGGAAAAGCAATGAACTCCAGTCATGTCATCCGCCTTGTCAAAGCCTATATCCGGGATCATCTGGGGGATGAAATCACGTTAAGGAAAATTTCCGATATGCTGCATTTCAATTGCGCATACCTGGGACAGAAGTTCAAGCTGGAGGAAAATATGTCTTTCACGGATTACTTGCTTCAGCAGCGTATGGAGAAAGCCAAGCAGCTTCTATCCTCAACCAGTTTGCGAATATACGAAATAGCTGTAGAGGTCGGTTATAAGGATATTGATTGGTTTTACAAAAAGTTCAAATCGTATACCGGTTCAAGTCCCAATGCCTATCGAAGACAGAAAACTCATACGGCATAG
- a CDS encoding extracellular solute-binding protein: MRKNKFMLLSLVFAVMLLIAACSSTPTAQPEPEKPAPQEEQKPAETEPENENSTPEMDFDMGGRTIKVVAWWDMEIQDNNPDNIQRLENLEALKKKHNFNIEYVSIDFGEYQEKVVASLMAGEPLGDFVRLGKDYAIPALTKQDLLWPVDDYIKNDKVFNQKTTKEYMQYEGKGYGFTEDQSSFINGIFYNRTLMQELGLKPLQEYVDADEWNWDTFLSVAKEANKDRNNDGKLDTWGLAQTGLLEPILYSNEASLTKEDKQNLEDPKTKEALNFLSKLATEKVGRASEGGDWTEPSTFFRQGNTLMYAGAMYEVEGIMTDMKDYDIGFVPFPKGPSASAYHSGESRYQAITIPKAVENPEQLMYIWEKINEIDSIYEYPGQSTLETHLTDEADINNAREVAEGMLVLDHNTFPSLPFWDFDAELKEGVSVSTLIEKYKAPFQAAIDEVYK, encoded by the coding sequence ATGAGAAAAAACAAGTTTATGCTGCTGAGCCTGGTATTCGCGGTCATGCTGTTAATTGCTGCATGCAGTTCTACGCCAACCGCACAACCTGAACCGGAGAAACCGGCACCTCAGGAGGAACAAAAACCTGCCGAAACTGAGCCCGAGAATGAAAACTCCACGCCGGAGATGGATTTTGATATGGGCGGCCGGACCATCAAAGTGGTTGCTTGGTGGGATATGGAGATTCAGGACAATAACCCGGACAATATTCAGCGCCTCGAAAATCTAGAAGCACTGAAGAAAAAACACAACTTTAACATCGAATATGTTTCCATCGACTTTGGTGAGTATCAGGAGAAAGTGGTGGCTTCCCTGATGGCAGGTGAACCGCTTGGTGACTTTGTAAGGCTCGGTAAGGACTACGCCATCCCCGCATTGACCAAACAGGATCTGTTGTGGCCAGTGGATGACTATATCAAAAACGACAAGGTATTCAACCAGAAAACGACCAAGGAATATATGCAGTACGAAGGCAAGGGCTACGGGTTTACCGAAGATCAATCTTCGTTTATTAATGGCATTTTCTACAACCGGACCCTTATGCAGGAACTGGGCTTGAAGCCATTGCAGGAATATGTGGATGCCGATGAATGGAACTGGGATACATTCCTCAGCGTCGCAAAAGAAGCAAACAAGGATCGAAACAATGATGGCAAGCTGGATACGTGGGGACTTGCTCAGACAGGCCTTCTTGAACCCATTTTGTATTCCAACGAAGCTTCTCTGACCAAAGAAGATAAGCAGAACCTGGAAGATCCGAAGACCAAAGAAGCGCTGAACTTCCTGTCCAAACTGGCAACTGAGAAAGTCGGCAGAGCTTCAGAAGGCGGCGACTGGACAGAACCATCCACCTTCTTCCGTCAAGGTAATACGCTGATGTACGCAGGGGCAATGTACGAGGTGGAAGGCATTATGACGGATATGAAGGATTATGATATCGGCTTTGTACCTTTTCCCAAAGGACCAAGTGCTTCGGCATATCACTCCGGTGAATCACGCTACCAAGCAATTACAATTCCTAAAGCGGTGGAGAACCCGGAACAACTGATGTACATCTGGGAGAAAATTAACGAGATCGATTCGATCTACGAGTATCCCGGCCAATCCACGCTGGAGACACATCTGACGGATGAGGCGGACATCAATAACGCTAGAGAGGTTGCAGAGGGCATGCTTGTACTCGACCACAATACATTCCCTTCCTTGCCATTCTGGGACTTTGATGCAGAGCTTAAAGAGGGCGTATCCGTATCTACGCTGATTGAGAAATACAAGGCTCCCTTCCAGGCAGCGATTGATGAGGTATATAAATAA
- a CDS encoding glycoside hydrolase family 43 protein: MSEVPKPHQPLVTHIYTADPSAHVFEDRIYIYPSHDLDHDGPVNDNGDQYKMEDYHVLSMADLNSPVVDHGEVLHVKDVPWASSQMWAPDAAYKNGKYYLFFPARDHDGIFRIGVATSSSPQGPFQPEEQYIPGSFSIDPAVFIDEDDEAYMLFGGLWGGQLEKWQTGSYVEDAEGPAPDAPALGPRIAKLSEDMLSMSSEAMEIMIVDQEGKPLTASNEECRYFEGPWMHKYNGKYYLSYSTGTTHKLVYATGDNPMGPFTFQGTILPPVLGWTTHHSIVKCEDKWYLFYHDCSLSGGVDYKRCVKFAELTYNPDGTIRMIDPYPEK, encoded by the coding sequence ATGTCTGAAGTGCCTAAACCACATCAACCGTTAGTCACCCACATCTATACTGCAGATCCATCAGCACACGTTTTTGAGGATCGGATCTATATCTATCCATCTCATGATCTGGATCATGACGGTCCGGTGAATGACAACGGAGACCAATACAAAATGGAGGATTATCACGTATTGTCCATGGCCGATCTGAATTCACCGGTCGTGGATCATGGTGAAGTGCTGCACGTTAAGGATGTCCCGTGGGCATCCAGTCAGATGTGGGCGCCAGATGCTGCATACAAAAACGGAAAATATTATCTGTTTTTCCCCGCACGCGATCATGATGGCATCTTCCGGATAGGCGTAGCAACAAGCTCTTCTCCCCAAGGTCCATTCCAACCGGAGGAGCAGTACATCCCTGGCAGCTTCAGCATCGACCCTGCCGTATTCATTGATGAGGACGATGAAGCCTACATGCTCTTTGGCGGGCTGTGGGGCGGTCAGTTGGAGAAGTGGCAGACGGGAAGCTACGTGGAGGATGCCGAAGGTCCTGCTCCGGATGCGCCTGCCCTTGGCCCACGAATCGCCAAGCTCAGCGAGGATATGCTTTCGATGTCTTCGGAGGCCATGGAGATTATGATCGTGGATCAGGAAGGCAAGCCGCTTACCGCCAGCAACGAAGAATGCAGATATTTTGAAGGACCATGGATGCACAAGTATAATGGCAAATATTATTTGTCTTACTCCACGGGAACAACGCACAAGCTGGTGTATGCTACAGGGGACAATCCTATGGGACCATTCACGTTCCAGGGCACCATATTACCGCCTGTTTTGGGATGGACAACACATCATTCCATTGTTAAATGTGAGGATAAATGGTATTTATTTTATCATGATTGCTCCCTGTCCGGCGGTGTTGACTACAAGCGCTGCGTAAAATTTGCCGAGTTGACGTACAATCCGGACGGCACCATTCGTATGATTGATCCATACCCAGAGAAGTAA
- a CDS encoding glycoside hydrolase family 43 protein, with protein MYPNPIIWADYPDLDVIRVEDTYYMVSTTMHMMPGCVILRSYDLIHWEVATYVYDRLDDTPAQRLEDGKQIYSKGMWAASLRYHQGTFYVVFVANDTRKTYLYTSSSITGPWEKRFVEGFYHDCSLFFDDDDRVYLVHGNAEIHLIELKADLSGPKPGGTQRLIVKEREPYHLGYEGAHFYKIDGKYYVFLIHISKEAGRRTQAYYMADTLDGEFVGGECFNDDMGYFNSGVAQGGIVNTPDGKWYAMLFQDHGAVGRIPVLVPMHFEDGIPVFASKAPRKIDIPSTRPDYRYSPLVGSDDFGYHIEDDGRVSLRDFWQWNHTPHDELWSVTEKPGVYRIRTGQLSPNLTFAVNTLTQRAMGPACTVNVTLDGSGLNDGDYAGIGFLIGTYGLIALTRDEGQFYLVMQARESQDSSIFGNLVDQEPATEHARIRVAGPVVTLQASGQFENNQDECSFANLDGTEWKPLGIPHKMFYKLDHFMGCRIALFLYSTQIIGGTADFSDFQYRIL; from the coding sequence ATGTATCCCAATCCAATTATATGGGCTGATTACCCGGATCTTGATGTCATCCGTGTAGAAGATACGTATTACATGGTCAGTACAACAATGCATATGATGCCCGGGTGCGTCATCCTGCGTTCGTATGATCTGATTCATTGGGAAGTGGCAACCTACGTATATGACCGGCTGGATGACACCCCCGCCCAAAGACTGGAAGATGGCAAGCAAATCTATAGCAAAGGAATGTGGGCAGCTTCACTTCGGTATCATCAAGGAACGTTTTATGTGGTCTTTGTAGCCAATGATACGCGAAAGACGTATCTGTACACATCTTCCTCCATCACGGGGCCATGGGAGAAACGGTTCGTTGAGGGCTTTTATCATGATTGCTCCCTGTTCTTTGACGATGACGACCGAGTATATCTGGTACATGGTAATGCCGAGATTCATCTGATCGAGTTAAAGGCTGATCTGTCAGGACCTAAACCGGGAGGAACACAGCGTTTAATCGTGAAAGAGAGAGAACCTTACCATCTTGGCTACGAAGGTGCCCATTTCTATAAGATTGATGGAAAGTATTATGTGTTCCTGATTCACATTTCCAAAGAGGCGGGGCGAAGAACCCAGGCTTACTACATGGCGGATACGCTGGACGGTGAATTTGTCGGTGGGGAATGTTTTAACGACGATATGGGCTATTTCAATTCAGGTGTTGCTCAAGGAGGGATCGTCAATACCCCGGATGGTAAATGGTATGCCATGCTGTTTCAGGATCATGGTGCCGTGGGCCGTATTCCGGTACTTGTTCCCATGCATTTTGAAGACGGTATTCCCGTTTTTGCAAGCAAAGCACCTAGAAAAATAGATATTCCTAGCACAAGGCCAGATTATCGTTATAGCCCGCTGGTAGGCAGTGACGATTTCGGGTATCACATCGAGGATGACGGAAGGGTAAGCCTCCGTGATTTTTGGCAATGGAACCATACGCCACATGATGAGCTGTGGTCCGTAACCGAGAAGCCTGGCGTATACCGAATCCGGACCGGCCAGCTCAGCCCAAACCTTACTTTTGCTGTGAATACACTGACCCAGCGTGCGATGGGGCCCGCTTGTACGGTAAACGTCACACTTGACGGCAGCGGATTGAACGATGGTGATTATGCAGGAATAGGTTTTCTAATAGGCACTTACGGTCTGATTGCACTAACAAGGGATGAGGGACAGTTCTATCTTGTCATGCAGGCACGGGAAAGTCAGGATTCCAGCATATTCGGCAATTTGGTTGATCAGGAGCCTGCGACGGAGCATGCGCGAATTCGCGTAGCGGGACCAGTTGTTACACTCCAAGCGTCAGGCCAGTTCGAGAACAATCAGGATGAGTGTTCTTTTGCCAATCTCGATGGCACAGAGTGGAAGCCACTTGGCATTCCCCACAAGATGTTCTATAAACTGGATCATTTCATGGGCTGCCGGATTGCCTTGTTCCTGTATTCAACCCAGATCATTGGAGGAACGGCCGATTTTTCCGATTTTCAATACCGGATCCTCTAA
- a CDS encoding response regulator produces the protein MYRLLIVDDEEIITDSLYETFARYMPDNLDVCKAYSAAEALSWMRRSRIDIVLTDIRMPGTSGLELTEEIKARWPQCRVIFLTGHSDFDYAYKAFQMGNVRYLLKTEGYDKVMTVVEQVIEEIRQSHTMNEVLEQSSEITSRLAALQQEDYVRKLLQQCKPAGSADEIQAELTRRNIELQSDSPVFLVLGRFNTMPGNPADLEHVQASIRVIGSSLIREHATSASVTDHYGDAVWLIQPNREKVSPDDDFVTYVEGTLELVQEACQSSLGVSIAFALSGQGCQWSQIPRQYERLRLLQWMKIGDGVSMVLTDKTEEPAVGASKDYFRISSRIELMIGYLEAGRFQSFYDVFEELINELLQQDMTMERAMETYYHLALMLYTTFNRWGLPHEIPDQRSLLHLGDYRSIREAVHNLYQAADKLVQFKQANEAERANLVTQTICTYIKNNLEKDLSLVRLAELNHFNPSYLSRFFKQETGINLSEFIDDCRIRRAKELLAHTDLMVREIALHVGYEAAHSFTRLFKKLTGMTPQEYRESLLVR, from the coding sequence ATGTATAGACTTTTGATCGTGGACGATGAGGAGATTATCACGGATAGTCTGTATGAGACGTTTGCCAGATATATGCCTGACAACCTTGATGTGTGCAAAGCCTACTCTGCTGCGGAGGCGTTATCTTGGATGCGGCGCTCAAGGATAGACATTGTCCTGACAGATATCCGCATGCCGGGAACAAGCGGCCTGGAGCTGACCGAGGAGATTAAGGCCCGATGGCCGCAATGCCGCGTTATTTTCTTGACAGGACACAGTGATTTTGATTATGCCTACAAGGCTTTTCAAATGGGCAACGTAAGGTATTTACTCAAAACAGAGGGCTATGACAAAGTGATGACCGTCGTTGAACAGGTGATCGAAGAGATTCGGCAAAGTCATACCATGAATGAAGTGCTGGAACAGTCTAGTGAGATTACTTCCAGATTAGCCGCGCTGCAGCAGGAGGACTATGTGCGTAAGCTTCTTCAGCAATGTAAGCCGGCCGGTTCAGCAGATGAGATCCAAGCTGAACTGACCCGAAGAAACATTGAATTGCAATCCGATTCTCCGGTGTTCCTGGTGCTTGGTCGATTCAACACGATGCCTGGAAACCCGGCTGATCTCGAACATGTTCAGGCATCCATTCGAGTGATCGGCTCTTCGCTTATCCGTGAACATGCGACATCTGCCAGCGTCACCGATCATTATGGCGATGCGGTCTGGCTGATTCAACCGAATAGAGAGAAAGTCAGCCCGGACGATGATTTTGTCACCTATGTCGAAGGTACATTGGAACTTGTACAAGAAGCTTGTCAGTCTTCCTTAGGTGTATCCATTGCATTCGCATTAAGCGGGCAGGGCTGTCAATGGTCCCAAATTCCAAGACAATACGAACGTTTGCGTCTCCTGCAATGGATGAAGATCGGGGACGGGGTATCCATGGTGTTAACAGATAAAACCGAAGAACCTGCAGTGGGGGCTTCCAAGGATTACTTCCGCATTTCAAGCCGGATCGAATTAATGATCGGTTATTTGGAAGCCGGCAGGTTCCAGTCTTTTTATGACGTCTTTGAAGAGCTGATCAACGAATTACTGCAGCAGGACATGACTATGGAGCGAGCGATGGAGACGTACTATCACTTGGCACTGATGCTGTACACCACATTCAATCGTTGGGGGCTTCCGCATGAGATCCCTGATCAGCGAAGCCTTCTTCATCTCGGAGATTATCGAAGTATAAGGGAGGCCGTACACAACCTGTATCAGGCAGCTGATAAGTTGGTTCAATTCAAACAGGCCAATGAAGCGGAACGGGCTAATTTGGTGACCCAAACGATATGCACGTACATCAAAAATAATCTTGAGAAGGATTTATCCTTGGTCCGACTGGCTGAATTGAATCATTTCAACCCATCCTATCTCTCCCGGTTTTTCAAGCAGGAAACAGGGATCAACTTGTCTGAGTTTATTGACGATTGCCGCATTCGAAGAGCCAAGGAGCTGTTGGCCCATACGGATCTTATGGTGCGGGAAATCGCGCTGCATGTCGGATATGAAGCAGCTCATTCGTTTACGCGTCTGTTCAAGAAGCTGACAGGTATGACGCCGCAGGAATACCGCGAATCCTTGCTGGTTCGATAG